Proteins encoded together in one Macadamia integrifolia cultivar HAES 741 chromosome 8, SCU_Mint_v3, whole genome shotgun sequence window:
- the LOC122086454 gene encoding protein IQ-DOMAIN 22-like, whose translation MGKTARWFRRLLGGKKEGKTQSTDEKQEKEKKKKWSFVRSFKGKDKDRTTSTPQHVNGGNDDRKGSYRGESPSYAGNYHAGSVEDQNKHAIAVAAATAAVAEAAVAAAQAAAAVVRLTSSSGRCSSTYGNVGKHEEWATVKIQSSFRGYLARRALRALKGLVRLQALVRGHIVRKGMVENLRCLQALVRAQVRARADRTLISESRHLTSHTNTSPTTPEKYEHLIRANSARHDRSSPLKRSSSRPSSRDGSDVDRTRFAAKNQPDHRLDERSWNHHWQTSVKTMPADDEKGDKILEIDIGKPHLNSKRRNNLFHLSKYANSHSFSTLDSPSRDSATAQLSARSLASGEVQSLRRFEYNHEVDDTSYCTADYNSPQYFSATSKPGSAKTKSDCSRSFFIGYSDSQSLFGGYSDYPNYMANTESFRAKVRSQSAPRHRPELEKCSSTKRFSVLHGFGDTKSSSAQKASVLHANFKNKAYPGSGRLDRLGIPIHSDSVSFNGDYTHNRY comes from the exons ATGGGGAAAACAGCGAGGTGGTTCAGGAGGTTGTTGGGtgggaagaaagaagggaagacaCAGTCGACTGATGAGAagcaggagaaggagaagaagaagaaatggagctTCGTCAGATCTTTCAAGGGTAAGGACAAAGATAGGACTACGTCTACTCCGCAGCATGTGAATGGGGGTAATGATGATAGAAAGGGATCTTACAGAGGGGAATCGCCGTCGTATGCCGGAAACTATCACGCCGGATCCGTTGAAGATCAGAATAAGCATGCTATAGCTGTTGCTGCCGCTACCGCTGCTGTGGCAGAGGCTGCGGTGGCTGCGGCTCAAGCAGCTGCCGCTGTTGTCAGGTTAACCAGCAGTAGTGGCCGTTGCTCTTCGACCTATGGGAATGTCGGCAAACATGAGGAGTGGGCCACTGTTAAGATTCAATCTTCGTTCCGAGGCTATCTG GCGAGGAGAGCTTTGCGAGCATTGAAAGGTTTGGTTAGACTTCAAGCACTGGTGAGGGGCCACATTGTGAGAAAAGGGATGGTAGAGAATCTAAGGTGTTTGCAGGCATTGGTGAGAGCTCAGGTGAGAGCTCGGGCGGATCGGACCCTTATTTCAGAATCCCGGCACCTGACGTCACATACTAATACT AGCCCTACAACCCCTGAGAAATATGAACACTTAATTCGTGCCAACAGTGCCAGACACGATCGGTCATCACCCCTCAAG AGGAGCAGTTCGAGGCCAAGTAGCAGGGATGGCAGTGATGTGGATAGGACACGGTTTGCAGCAAAGAATCAACCTGACCATCGGTTGGATGAACGCTCATGGAACCATCATTGGCAGACTTCAGTGAAAACCATGCCCGCCGATGATGAGAAAGGTGACAAAATCCTGGAAATTGATATTGGGAAGCCACACTTGAACTCAAAACGAAGGAACAACTTATTTCACTTATCCAAGTATGCCAACAGTCACAGCTTTTCCACATTGGACTCTCCTTCAAGAGACTCAGCGACAGCTCAACTATCAGCTCGAAGCTTAGCTTCTGGTGAAGTCCAATCATTGAGACGTTTTGAATACAATCATGAGGTTGATGACACATCTTATTGCACAGCCGATTACAACAGCCCACAATATTTCTCTGCAACATCAAAGCCTGGTAGTGCCAAGACTAAGAGTGATTGCTCTCGAAGTTTCTTCATTGGGTACTCAGATTCCCAAAGCTTATTCGGCGGGTACTCGGATTACCCCAATTACATGGCAAACACAGAATCCTTTAGGGCTAAGGTTAGATCTCAGAGTGCTCCAAGACACAGACCTGAGCTTGAAAAGTGTAGTTCAACCAAAAGGTTTTCTGTTCTTCATGGGTTTGGGGATACCAAGTCAAGTAGTGCTCAGAAGGCATCTGTGCTACATgcaaacttcaagaacaaggcATACCCAGGTTCAGGCAGGTTGGATAGACTAGGGATCCCAATTCACAGTGACTCAGTCAGCTTCAATGGAGATTACACCCATAACAGATACTAG
- the LOC122085629 gene encoding putative non-specific lipid-transfer protein 14 yields the protein MKSLNKEVWVMVIIAIVSFLFLVGGTSDCTTVAALLTTCSNFISYGTPDPVPGSSCCNALVSLKIMAESTRSNQKLLCRCLMGLIITYNTNATAIATMPGLCGVSIGFTIDPNTNCN from the coding sequence ATGAAAAGCCTTAACAAAGAGGTATGGGTTATGGTCATAATAGCTATagtttcctttctcttcctgGTGGGTGGAACAAGTGATTGTACCACTGTTGCAGCACTCCTTACCACTTGTTCCAACTTCATCTCTTACGGAACACCGGATCCCGTGCCGGGATCTTCCTGCTGCAATGCTCTTGTGAGTCTCAAGATCATGGCTGAATCCACCAGAAGCAATCAGAAATTGCTGTGCAGATGCTTGATGGGGCTTATCATTACTTATAATACAAATGCCACTGCTATAGCTACTATGCCTGGTTTATGTGGAGTCTCTATAGGCTTCACTATTGACCCTAATACCAATTGCAACTAG
- the LOC122087139 gene encoding probable pectin methyltransferase QUA3, with product MGHLNLPPSKRNVRQWRLLDLVSAAFFGAVFVFFLLVFTPLGDSLAASGRQALVHSTGDPRQRQKLVALVESGHQQTIEACPSEAVDHMPCEDPRRNSQLSREMNFYRERQCPLPEETPLCSIPPPAGYRIPVQWPDSLHKIWHSNMPHNKIADRKGHQGWMKEDGPYFVFPGGGTMFPDGAIQYIEKLGQYIPISGGVLRTALDMGCGVASFGGYLLKEDILTLSFAPRDSHKSQIQFALERGIPAFVLMLGTRRLPFPAHSFDLMHCSRCLIPFTAYNGTYFMEVDRLLRPGGYFVVSGPPVQWPKQDKEWADLQALARALCYELIVVDGNTVIWKKPSTDSCVPIQNEFGLEFCDDSDDPSYAWYFKLKNCVSKMASLKGKHAVGSIPNWPDRLTKPPSRAKLMKNGNEVFEADTRRWARRVAYYKKSLNLKMGTPAVRNVMDMNALFGGLAAALLSDPVWVMNVVPPRKSSTLGVIYDRGLIGVYHDWCEPFSTYPRTYDFIHVANIDSLIRHAGSSKNRCNLVDLMVEMDRILRPEGTVLVRDSPEVVDKVARIARVVRWRTTIHEPEPESTGREKILVATKILWKLPSASH from the exons ATGGGACATCTGAATTTGCCTCCTTCGAAACGGAATGTTCGGCAATGGAGGCTCCTCGATCTGGTCTCTGCTGCTTTCTTCGGTGCTGTTTTCGTCTTCTTCCTACTTGTATTTACGCCACTCGGTGACTCCCTTGCTGCTTCGGGACGACAGGCGCTTGTGCACTCTACAGGTGATCCCCGTCAGAGACAGAAGCTGGTAGCCTTAGTTGAGTCTGGGCATCAGCAGACTATCGAGGCTTGCCCTTCTGAGGCGGTCGATCACATGCCTTGTGAGGATCCCAGGAGGAATAGCCAACTTAGCCGAGAGATGAATTTCTACCGAGAGCGACAGTGCCCCTTGCCGGAGGAGACTCCACTCTGCTCGATACCTCCGCCCGCCGGCTACCGGATCCCTGTCCAGTGGCCAGACAGCTTACACAAG ATATGGCACAGCAACATGCCACACAATAAAATTGCCGATAGGAAGGGCCACCAGGGCTGGATGAAAGAAGACGGTCCATACTTTGTTTTTCCAGGTGGTGGAACAATGTTTCCTGATGGGGCCATTCAATACATTGAGAAACTTGGGCAGTACATTCCTATAAGTGGAGGAGTTTTGAGGACAGCCCTAGATATGGGATGTGGG GTTGCAAGCTTTGGGGGTTACCTTCTTAAGGAAGATATTTTAACCCTCTCATTTGCTCCAAGAGATTCACATAAATCACAAATACAGTTTGCTTTAGAAAGGGGAATCCCAGCATTTGTTCTAATGCTTGGTACTCGTAGATTGCCTTTTCCTGCACATTCCTTTGATTTGATGCATTGCTCTCGTTGTTTGATTCCATTTACTGCCTACA ATGGGACATATTTTATGGAAGTGGATCGGCTGCTTCGACCAGGTGGATATTTTGTTGTCTCTGGTCCCCCTGTACAGTGGCCTAAACAAGATAAAGAATGGGCGGACCTGCAGGCCCTAGCAAGAGCATTATGTTATGAGTTAATTGTAGTAGACGGGAATACAGTCATCTGGAAAAAGCCTTCAACTGATTCATGTGTCCCAATCCAAAATGAATTTGGGCTTGAATTTTGTGATGACTCAGATGACCCAAGCTATGCATG GTATTTCAAACTGAAGAATTGTGTAAGTAAGATGGCCTCCCTCAAGGGCAAACATGCTGTTGGATCCATTCCCAACTGGCCAGATAGGCTAACTAAGCCTCCTTCAAGGGctaaattaatgaaaaatggGAATGAAGTGTTTGAGGCTGATACACGACGTTGGGCAAGAAGGGTTGCATACTACAAGAAATCACTCAACTTGAAGATGGGGACCCCAGCTGTACGCAATGTTATGGATATGAATGCCCTTTTTGGGGGTCTTGCAGCAGCATTATTGTCTGATCCAGTATGGGTGATGAATGTTGTTCCTCCTCGCAAGTCATCAACTTTGGGTGTGATTTATGATAGAGGATTAATTGGTGTGTACCATGATTG GTGTGAGCCTTTTTCAACATATCCTCGAACTTATGATTTCATACATGTAGCCAATATCGACTCACTTATAAGACATGCTGGTTCCAGCAAAAACAG GTGTAATCTTGTTGATCTAATGGTGGAGATGGACCGGATTTTGCGCCCAGAAGGAACAGTTCTTGTTCGAGATTCCCCTGAAGTCGTTGACAAGGTGGCTCGCATTGCACGTGTAGTAAGATGGAGAACCACTATTCATgaaccagaaccagaatcgACAGGAAGGGAGAAGATTCTTGTGGCAACCAAGATACTATGGAAGCTACCTTCAGCCTCCCACTAA